In Acidovorax sp. GBBC 1281, a single window of DNA contains:
- a CDS encoding efflux RND transporter periplasmic adaptor subunit, with protein sequence MRYVLGLSAIALITAVFTSSASAAPGAHGPNGEHLDAPTAVSASGLMRLPDGSVNVPMLAQRRLGIRTQLSPETQAAATIELPGRVVVDPNASGRVQAVHGGRIEAGPRGLPVAGQTVRQGEVLAYVAHHAEPYALANQQAQQAELRSSRELAAQRVQRLQSLEGTVPRKEIEAARAELQSLTAREKSIGASLAAREPLLAPVSGVIARADVTKGQVVEAREVLFEVIDPARVLVEATTADPGLPTRTGQAHLQGVSGVKLQLIGAARSLRDGVLPMTFRAVSEPSGTALPLAVGQPVTVVASLTEQVKGFVLPAQAIVRNSANEPVVWIKSGAERYIPQPVQYRSLDAATVVVTQGLGADNRVVVQGAPLIAQIR encoded by the coding sequence ATGCGTTACGTCCTCGGCCTGTCCGCCATCGCGCTCATCACGGCGGTGTTTACATCGTCTGCCAGCGCGGCGCCGGGGGCTCATGGCCCCAATGGTGAACACCTGGACGCACCCACGGCGGTCAGTGCATCCGGGTTGATGCGTTTGCCGGACGGCAGTGTCAACGTTCCGATGCTCGCCCAGCGGCGCCTGGGCATCCGCACGCAACTGAGCCCGGAAACCCAGGCCGCAGCCACCATCGAGTTGCCAGGCCGGGTGGTCGTGGACCCCAATGCGAGCGGTCGTGTCCAGGCGGTCCATGGGGGACGCATCGAAGCGGGACCGCGTGGACTACCGGTTGCCGGACAGACCGTGCGGCAGGGCGAGGTGCTGGCCTATGTGGCCCACCACGCCGAGCCCTATGCCCTGGCCAACCAGCAGGCCCAGCAGGCCGAGTTGCGCAGTAGCCGGGAGCTGGCTGCACAGCGGGTGCAGCGGCTGCAGTCCCTTGAAGGCACGGTGCCGCGCAAGGAGATCGAGGCCGCACGTGCCGAGCTGCAGAGCCTCACGGCGCGCGAGAAGAGCATTGGAGCGAGCCTGGCCGCCCGAGAGCCCTTGCTGGCTCCGGTGTCCGGCGTGATTGCCAGGGCCGATGTGACCAAAGGCCAGGTGGTCGAGGCCCGCGAAGTCTTGTTCGAGGTGATTGACCCGGCACGCGTGCTGGTGGAGGCCACCACGGCCGACCCGGGCTTGCCCACGCGCACCGGCCAGGCCCACTTGCAAGGGGTGTCTGGCGTCAAGCTGCAGCTGATCGGCGCTGCGCGCAGCCTGCGTGATGGGGTCCTGCCGATGACTTTCAGGGCCGTCTCGGAGCCATCGGGCACAGCCTTGCCGCTGGCGGTCGGACAGCCCGTCACCGTCGTGGCCTCGCTGACCGAGCAGGTCAAGGGCTTTGTCCTGCCTGCGCAGGCCATCGTGCGCAACAGTGCCAACGAACCGGTGGTCTGGATCAAGTCCGGTGCGGAGCGCTACATTCCCCAGCCGGTGCAGTACCGGTCCCTGGACGCCGCCACGGTGGTCGTCACACAGGGCCTGGGTGCTGACAACCGCGTCGTGGTGCAAGGCGCACCGCTGATCGCACAGATCCGCTGA
- a CDS encoding TolC family protein, giving the protein MIFVHSGLSVRYAAGCALSCALVGAAFAQSNTAPLLSTTASPVAPTLAQAVEAAWQRAAQAREAEGQTQRAAAERLAISSPWAAPPALELSYRDDRWQTSAGRREAEVGLAWPLWLPGQRTARGAAVNADVDLSQAAVQAGRLHFAGLVREAAWGIAAQKAEADLADAQVRSLQDISEDVRRRVKAGDLAHADGLAAQSEALAAQSAQLTARQRLNASAMQWTTLTGLALVPDLAQANASPDAAAGSSDSREFSVETHPDARVAALAVERARKRLDVVTATRRDPPELLLRIRQETPGRGESAQNSIGVGLRIPLGTASRNQPLQAAALSELDVALTTKQRTDERLAADAAMAQAAVHTAEQQWEADRQRSVLLRERAALIDRSFKAGETPLPELLRAFAAATQAEASFARQQAALGLARARLQQSLGILP; this is encoded by the coding sequence GTGATTTTTGTTCATTCCGGGCTTTCGGTGCGTTACGCCGCAGGCTGCGCTCTGAGTTGCGCCCTCGTTGGTGCTGCTTTTGCGCAGTCCAACACCGCCCCATTGCTTTCAACCACTGCATCGCCAGTGGCTCCCACACTGGCGCAAGCGGTGGAGGCCGCATGGCAGCGTGCCGCGCAGGCAAGAGAAGCCGAGGGCCAGACACAGAGGGCTGCTGCCGAGCGGTTAGCTATTTCCAGCCCGTGGGCGGCTCCCCCGGCACTGGAGTTGTCCTACCGAGATGACCGTTGGCAAACGTCGGCTGGACGCCGGGAGGCCGAGGTCGGCCTGGCTTGGCCACTGTGGTTGCCTGGACAGCGCACTGCCCGTGGCGCGGCTGTCAATGCGGACGTAGATCTGTCCCAAGCTGCCGTTCAAGCGGGGCGCTTGCATTTCGCCGGGCTGGTACGCGAAGCCGCCTGGGGCATTGCCGCCCAAAAGGCCGAGGCCGACCTGGCGGACGCCCAGGTGCGATCTCTGCAGGATATCTCCGAGGACGTGCGCCGCCGTGTCAAAGCGGGAGATCTGGCCCATGCGGATGGGCTTGCAGCCCAGTCAGAGGCACTGGCTGCGCAGTCCGCGCAGCTGACAGCTCGCCAACGCCTGAACGCCAGTGCGATGCAATGGACGACGCTGACAGGTTTGGCCCTGGTGCCTGACCTTGCGCAGGCCAATGCCTCACCAGACGCCGCCGCAGGCTCCTCCGATTCTCGGGAGTTTTCCGTTGAAACGCACCCAGACGCGCGTGTCGCGGCACTGGCGGTGGAACGTGCTCGCAAGCGACTGGATGTGGTGACCGCCACACGGCGCGATCCCCCTGAGCTTTTGCTGCGCATCCGGCAAGAAACCCCCGGCCGGGGCGAGTCGGCGCAAAACAGCATCGGGGTCGGTTTGCGGATTCCTCTGGGCACAGCGAGTCGGAACCAGCCGCTGCAGGCGGCTGCACTGAGCGAGCTGGACGTAGCGCTGACCACGAAACAGCGAACCGATGAGCGTCTGGCTGCTGACGCCGCGATGGCACAGGCTGCGGTGCACACGGCCGAGCAGCAATGGGAGGCTGATCGCCAGCGCTCGGTACTGCTGCGAGAGCGTGCCGCCCTCATCGACCGGTCTTTCAAGGCTGGAGAAACCCCGCTGCCGGAGTTGTTGCGCGCGTTCGCAGCCGCTACCCAGGCCGAGGCCAGTTTCGCGCGCCAGCAAGCGGCACTGGGCCTGGCCCGTGCCCGTCTCCAGCAATCTCTCGGAATCCTTCCATGA
- a CDS encoding hemolysin family protein, whose translation MEIAILFALILLNGLFAMSEIALVTARKVRLQKLIDEGDSGAAAAVKLGEDPTRFLSTIQIGITSIGVLNGIVGEAALAAPLASWLYSLGMPQPYGNYAATGLVVVLITYFSIVVGELVPKRIGQSYPETFARLVARPINFLALATKPFVLLLSTSTRTLLRLLGVKETSGSPVTEEEIHAMLVEGTTAGVIESHEHTMVRNVFRLDDRQIGSLMVPRGDVVCLDIDAPFEDNLRRIEESDHARFPVVRGGMANILGVINARQWLSRTLRDKARGGLADQPLQTALYVPETITGMELLDNFRLSDVHMAFVIDEYGEVQGIVTLQDLIEAITGEFQPRDPETSWALQREDGSWLLDGHIPVPELKDRLNLDTVPEEERGRYHTLSGMVMLLTGSLPGVTNSVEWEGWKLEVVDMDGKTIDKILATRLSQKDRSDISPGTPS comes from the coding sequence ATGGAAATTGCCATACTTTTCGCCTTGATCCTCCTGAACGGATTGTTTGCCATGTCAGAGATCGCTCTGGTCACGGCCCGCAAAGTCCGGTTGCAAAAGCTGATTGATGAGGGCGATAGCGGCGCTGCCGCTGCCGTGAAGCTGGGTGAAGACCCCACGCGTTTTCTCTCCACCATCCAGATCGGCATCACGTCCATCGGCGTGCTCAACGGTATCGTCGGCGAGGCCGCGCTGGCTGCGCCGCTGGCATCGTGGCTCTACTCGCTGGGCATGCCCCAGCCCTACGGCAACTATGCCGCCACCGGCTTGGTGGTGGTACTGATCACGTACTTCTCGATCGTGGTGGGCGAACTGGTGCCCAAGCGCATCGGCCAGTCGTACCCCGAGACCTTTGCCCGCCTGGTGGCGCGGCCCATCAACTTCCTGGCGCTGGCGACCAAGCCGTTCGTGCTGCTGCTGTCCACGTCCACGCGCACGCTGCTGCGCCTCTTGGGCGTGAAGGAAACCAGCGGCAGCCCGGTGACCGAAGAAGAGATCCACGCCATGCTCGTGGAAGGCACGACGGCCGGTGTGATCGAGTCGCACGAGCACACCATGGTGCGCAACGTGTTCCGGCTGGACGACCGCCAGATCGGGTCGCTGATGGTGCCGCGCGGGGATGTGGTGTGTCTGGACATCGATGCCCCGTTTGAAGACAACCTCCGACGCATCGAAGAATCCGACCACGCGCGCTTCCCGGTCGTGCGCGGCGGCATGGCCAACATCCTGGGGGTGATCAACGCACGCCAGTGGCTGTCCCGCACCTTGCGCGACAAGGCGCGCGGCGGATTGGCCGACCAGCCGCTGCAGACGGCCCTGTACGTGCCTGAAACCATCACCGGCATGGAACTGCTGGATAACTTCCGCCTGTCGGACGTGCACATGGCGTTTGTGATCGACGAGTACGGCGAGGTGCAGGGCATCGTGACGCTGCAGGACCTCATCGAGGCCATTACCGGCGAGTTCCAGCCGCGCGACCCCGAGACCTCGTGGGCGCTGCAGCGCGAGGACGGCAGCTGGCTGCTGGACGGCCATATCCCCGTGCCAGAGCTGAAGGACCGCCTGAACCTGGACACGGTGCCCGAAGAAGAGCGCGGCCGCTACCACACGCTCAGCGGCATGGTGATGCTGCTCACTGGGTCCTTGCCAGGGGTGACGAACAGTGTGGAATGGGAAGGCTGGAAGCTGGAGGTGGTGGACATGGATGGCAAGACCATCGACAAAATTTTGGCCACACGCCTTTCCCAGAAAGATAGGTCCGATATCTCGCCGGGGACTCCATCGTGA
- a CDS encoding DUF6036 family nucleotidyltransferase, whose protein sequence is MNRHELEHLIRASATITNEYEFVIVGSQSILGQIPYPEPEFKMSAEADIYPRNAPELADKIDGNIGEGSEFHRVHGFYAQGVGPETAVLPEGWQTRLWKIQNGNTDSRIGWCLDVVDLFLSKAAAAREKDQMFCQALLRHGHVKTQQALDLVDAMPLTKDECKRLTTRIRRWSKNLG, encoded by the coding sequence TTGAACCGCCACGAACTGGAGCACCTCATCCGCGCCAGCGCCACCATCACCAACGAATACGAGTTCGTGATTGTTGGAAGCCAGTCAATCCTGGGCCAGATTCCGTATCCAGAGCCTGAGTTCAAAATGTCGGCGGAAGCGGACATTTACCCGCGCAATGCCCCTGAGTTGGCCGACAAGATCGACGGGAACATTGGAGAAGGTTCAGAGTTTCACCGAGTCCATGGTTTCTACGCACAGGGAGTAGGCCCGGAGACAGCCGTCTTGCCCGAGGGATGGCAGACCCGTCTGTGGAAGATTCAGAACGGAAACACCGACAGCCGTATTGGTTGGTGCTTGGACGTCGTAGATCTGTTCTTGTCCAAGGCGGCAGCCGCACGCGAGAAGGATCAGATGTTCTGCCAGGCGTTGCTCAGGCATGGTCATGTCAAGACTCAGCAGGCTTTGGATCTGGTGGATGCAATGCCACTCACGAAGGATGAGTGCAAGCGCCTGACAACACGCATTCGGAGATGGAGCAAGAATCTGGGGTAG
- a CDS encoding helix-turn-helix transcriptional regulator gives MNSQESSSVLQRQLLLQLGDRLRRLRKARKLSAVEMARRVGISRTTLSAVEAGDPAPSIGTYLRVMSELGIGADLALLAGDVIHPAPADSAAARSLRSAPQVQVTVSTDNTRHNAQDLQSLVLHEEAVKYVRSHPLLLREAKQTLDTWLGSGNQRSAGLWLEWKDILEQGKWSKALGRTRHAQELRQASPLTPVLPTAERMRILAEISKLKKGIVLGKGAPS, from the coding sequence ATGAATTCACAGGAAAGCTCTTCCGTACTCCAGCGCCAATTGCTACTTCAGTTAGGCGACAGGCTGCGCCGTCTGCGCAAGGCGCGCAAGTTGAGCGCTGTAGAAATGGCCAGGCGTGTGGGGATTTCACGCACGACGCTCAGTGCCGTCGAGGCGGGTGATCCTGCTCCTTCCATCGGGACGTACTTGCGTGTCATGTCCGAGTTGGGCATTGGCGCAGATTTGGCCCTGCTGGCAGGTGATGTGATCCACCCGGCGCCGGCCGACTCGGCGGCAGCACGGTCGTTACGTAGCGCGCCTCAGGTGCAGGTGACGGTATCTACGGACAACACGCGTCATAACGCACAGGATTTGCAGAGCTTGGTGCTGCACGAGGAGGCGGTCAAGTACGTGCGCTCGCACCCGTTGCTGCTGCGGGAGGCAAAACAGACCCTCGATACGTGGCTCGGCTCCGGCAATCAGCGTTCTGCAGGCCTATGGTTGGAATGGAAGGACATTCTTGAACAGGGCAAATGGAGCAAGGCTTTGGGTAGGACCCGGCATGCCCAAGAGCTACGTCAGGCTTCGCCTCTGACGCCTGTACTGCCGACCGCTGAGCGTATGAGGATCCTTGCCGAAATCTCCAAACTCAAGAAAGGAATCGTGCTGGGCAAGGGGGCTCCAAGTTGA
- a CDS encoding tyrosine-type recombinase/integrase, with product MSSLIVAAPVFSHLEPLEGLVLPLHLSGERGRNRAQGLPQVAANDDRSAVLAWLARYKDSPATLASYRKEAERLLLWCVHQHGKALSDLTHEDFLAYESFLEDPQPVGLWVMQVAQKAPRSSPHWRPFAKPLDRQSQRQALSILNSLFNWLVQAGYLAGNPLALRRRKAVVRPTKTSRFLPHEHWAQVRATIESLSTGTPRLALQAARYRWLFTLLYIGGLRISEVCNNSMGDFYWRRGADGRERWWLEIRGKGEKARVIPATDELISELMRYRKANDLASLPREGDALPLLLPLIGGAKPMGRSAVHELVKSVFRDTATRLRALGPDHEAAAAHVEQASAHWIRHTAGTHQSDNMDLKAVRDNLGHANIATTSIYVHTEDDARHDLTSREHRVGWSSP from the coding sequence ATGAGCAGTTTGATCGTCGCAGCGCCAGTTTTTTCGCATCTTGAGCCTTTGGAGGGCTTGGTGCTCCCCCTTCATCTGTCTGGAGAGCGTGGACGCAATCGGGCTCAGGGCCTGCCTCAGGTCGCGGCCAATGACGATCGGTCGGCGGTTTTGGCTTGGCTGGCGCGCTACAAAGATTCCCCCGCCACTCTGGCCAGCTATCGCAAGGAGGCAGAAAGGCTGCTGCTTTGGTGTGTGCATCAGCACGGGAAGGCCCTGTCCGATCTGACCCATGAGGACTTTCTGGCCTACGAGTCCTTTTTGGAAGATCCCCAACCGGTTGGTCTATGGGTCATGCAGGTCGCTCAGAAGGCACCGAGGTCTTCGCCCCACTGGCGTCCGTTCGCCAAGCCGTTGGACCGGCAGAGCCAGCGCCAGGCACTGTCGATCCTCAATAGTCTCTTCAATTGGCTGGTTCAAGCCGGGTATCTCGCGGGTAATCCCCTTGCCTTGCGGCGCCGCAAGGCCGTGGTACGACCCACCAAGACCAGCAGGTTCCTGCCTCATGAGCACTGGGCGCAAGTGCGCGCAACGATTGAGTCTCTGTCAACCGGCACACCTCGCCTTGCCCTCCAGGCGGCCCGATACCGATGGCTCTTCACGCTTCTCTACATCGGGGGCCTGCGGATTTCTGAGGTCTGCAACAACTCCATGGGCGACTTTTACTGGCGCCGTGGCGCTGATGGACGTGAGCGCTGGTGGCTCGAAATTCGAGGCAAGGGAGAAAAAGCCAGAGTGATCCCAGCAACTGATGAGCTGATATCAGAGTTGATGCGATACCGCAAGGCGAACGACTTGGCCTCGCTTCCGCGCGAAGGCGACGCGCTTCCACTGCTTTTGCCGCTTATTGGTGGGGCCAAGCCTATGGGACGCAGTGCCGTGCATGAGCTTGTCAAGAGCGTCTTTCGAGATACCGCAACTCGCTTGCGGGCCCTCGGACCCGACCATGAGGCGGCAGCTGCCCATGTAGAGCAGGCCTCCGCACACTGGATACGCCATACGGCCGGCACCCACCAGAGCGACAACATGGATCTGAAAGCTGTGCGCGACAACCTTGGCCATGCAAACATCGCCACCACCAGCATCTATGTGCACACCGAAGATGATGCGCGCCACGATCTCACTTCCAGAGAACACAGGGTGGGATGGTCGTCGCCTTGA
- a CDS encoding DNA-binding protein, translated as MNKESNIQAEVEALRERFSDTKALYREVCALLFFRYGITPTASKLYQHVRKGSMSAPAEALAKFWEELRGKARVEIDHPDLPDALKQAAGQAVSVLWTQATELAREDLAALRVEARTEAQSAQAQLHETQQHSSSLEEQLQTAQSKCAELESRLQNLAAELEQERRAHAGSAARGETLSRQVGELKLEQSKSRQHFSAELEKGRAAIDEAAQRATDAEHRALREIDRERTARALADKQLDQLRGKLVSCPVNSPA; from the coding sequence ATGAATAAGGAATCTAACATCCAAGCCGAAGTGGAGGCCCTGCGGGAGCGATTCAGCGATACCAAAGCGCTGTACCGTGAGGTTTGCGCTTTGCTGTTTTTCCGATACGGCATCACGCCCACCGCGAGCAAGCTGTATCAGCACGTGCGAAAAGGATCCATGAGCGCCCCGGCCGAAGCACTGGCCAAGTTCTGGGAAGAGCTGCGCGGCAAAGCGAGAGTGGAAATAGACCACCCGGACCTTCCCGATGCGCTGAAGCAGGCCGCTGGCCAGGCGGTCAGCGTGTTGTGGACGCAAGCGACCGAGTTGGCGCGCGAGGATCTGGCGGCACTGCGGGTTGAGGCCCGCACGGAAGCCCAGAGCGCACAGGCGCAGCTGCATGAAACTCAGCAACACAGCAGTTCCCTGGAGGAACAACTACAGACCGCGCAAAGCAAGTGTGCCGAGCTGGAAAGCAGGCTCCAGAACCTGGCTGCAGAATTGGAGCAAGAGCGGCGTGCGCACGCCGGCAGCGCGGCACGTGGCGAGACGCTATCCCGGCAGGTGGGTGAACTAAAGCTGGAACAATCCAAGAGCCGGCAGCATTTCAGCGCTGAGTTGGAAAAGGGACGTGCAGCCATTGATGAAGCAGCCCAACGTGCTACGGACGCGGAGCACCGGGCCCTTCGCGAGATTGACCGTGAGCGCACCGCTCGTGCGCTTGCTGACAAACAACTGGATCAATTGCGCGGCAAGCTAGTGTCCTGTCCCGTTAATTCGCCCGCATAG
- a CDS encoding IS630 family transposase, translating to MPNATTRTEIALSEVERAELTSMARSRSLPAALSLRARIVLTCEGTDKASTAVAQALGISRSTVTKWRGRYARHRIAGLYDELRPGRPRTVDDERVAELITKTLHTKPADGGTHWSTRTLAADTGISKSTVARYLQTFNLKPHRADSFKLSTDPLFIEKLRDVVGLYLNPPDNALVLCVDEKSQCQALERTQPMLPMGFGYVEGVTHDYVRHGTTTLFAALNVMNGQVIAQCRPRHRHQEFLAFLRAIDKAVPDELDVHCIADNYASHKHPKVRAWLAERPRWHMHFVPTYSSWLNQVERFFSIITTRAIRRGSFTSVKDLINKIDTFIANYNQSCQPFTWTATADSILEKLARLCGRINGTGH from the coding sequence ATGCCCAATGCAACGACCCGAACAGAAATTGCGCTTAGTGAAGTGGAGCGCGCGGAACTGACGTCCATGGCGCGATCACGTTCGCTGCCAGCGGCGTTGTCGCTCAGGGCGCGCATCGTGCTGACTTGCGAAGGCACAGATAAAGCCAGCACCGCGGTTGCGCAGGCTCTGGGGATCAGTCGTAGCACTGTCACCAAGTGGCGCGGGCGCTATGCGCGCCATCGCATTGCAGGGCTTTACGACGAGTTGCGCCCGGGTCGCCCCCGCACGGTAGATGACGAGCGTGTTGCTGAGTTGATTACCAAGACGTTGCACACCAAGCCTGCTGATGGGGGTACCCACTGGAGCACCCGCACGCTGGCCGCCGATACGGGCATCAGCAAGAGCACGGTGGCGCGCTATCTGCAGACCTTCAACCTCAAGCCGCACCGGGCCGACAGCTTCAAGCTGTCGACCGATCCGCTGTTCATCGAGAAGCTGCGCGACGTTGTGGGGCTGTACCTGAACCCACCTGACAACGCGCTGGTGCTGTGCGTGGACGAGAAGAGCCAATGCCAAGCTTTGGAGCGTACGCAGCCGATGCTGCCAATGGGGTTTGGCTATGTCGAAGGTGTCACGCACGACTACGTGCGCCACGGCACCACCACCTTGTTCGCGGCCCTGAACGTGATGAATGGCCAAGTGATCGCGCAGTGCCGGCCCCGGCATCGTCATCAAGAGTTCCTTGCCTTCCTGCGCGCCATCGACAAGGCAGTGCCCGACGAACTGGATGTGCACTGCATAGCTGATAACTACGCCAGCCACAAGCATCCAAAGGTGCGCGCTTGGTTGGCCGAGCGGCCTCGCTGGCACATGCACTTCGTTCCGACCTATTCAAGCTGGCTCAATCAGGTCGAGCGCTTCTTCTCGATCATCACCACGCGGGCAATCCGCCGTGGCTCGTTCACCAGCGTGAAGGATCTGATCAACAAGATCGACACATTCATCGCGAATTACAACCAGTCCTGCCAGCCGTTTACTTGGACAGCTACAGCAGACTCCATCCTCGAAAAACTCGCCAGACTATGCGGGCGAATTAACGGGACAGGACACTAG
- a CDS encoding IS5 family transposase, translating into MTETKNRQRSKYRTTNWKAYNAALKARGSLTMWLDEGMQWFGTPTGRRGRSRTFSDAAIQFCLSIKCLFGQPLRQALGMVQSLLRLAKLDWPVPDFSTVCRRQKTLQVELSYQRTNSPLQLLVDSTGIKFLGEGEWKRKKHGAEYRREWRKVHLSIDAQTLEIRAIEVTSNAIGDAPMLPGLLAQIPTDESIESVSADGAYDTRACLDAIAERHAMAVIPPRKNASHWKKSSPGSAHRNEAIRACQRLGRGIWKKWSGYHRRSLVETKMHCFKRLGERVIARTFDRQVVELHVRVALLNRFSQIGRPHTVSVTAVA; encoded by the coding sequence GTGACAGAGACGAAGAACAGGCAGCGGAGCAAGTACCGCACGACGAACTGGAAGGCGTACAACGCGGCGCTGAAAGCGCGAGGCTCGTTGACGATGTGGCTAGATGAGGGCATGCAGTGGTTTGGCACGCCGACCGGCAGGCGTGGACGCAGCCGAACCTTCTCGGACGCAGCAATCCAGTTCTGCCTGAGCATCAAGTGCCTGTTCGGCCAGCCCTTGCGACAGGCGCTGGGCATGGTGCAGAGCCTGCTGCGGCTGGCAAAGCTGGACTGGCCGGTACCTGACTTCAGCACTGTTTGCCGGCGCCAAAAGACCTTGCAGGTCGAACTGAGCTACCAGCGAACCAACTCGCCGCTGCAGTTGCTGGTGGACAGCACCGGCATCAAGTTCCTGGGCGAAGGAGAGTGGAAACGCAAGAAGCATGGTGCTGAATACCGGCGCGAATGGCGCAAGGTCCATCTGAGCATCGACGCGCAGACGCTGGAAATACGCGCCATCGAGGTGACCAGCAACGCCATTGGGGATGCGCCGATGTTGCCCGGGTTGCTGGCTCAGATTCCCACTGACGAATCCATCGAAAGCGTCAGTGCCGATGGCGCCTACGACACGCGCGCCTGCCTGGACGCCATTGCCGAGCGGCACGCGATGGCGGTGATCCCGCCCCGCAAGAACGCCAGCCATTGGAAGAAGTCGAGTCCGGGCTCGGCGCATCGTAATGAGGCCATTCGGGCGTGCCAGCGCCTGGGTCGCGGCATTTGGAAGAAGTGGAGCGGCTACCACCGGCGCAGCCTTGTGGAGACGAAGATGCACTGCTTCAAGCGACTGGGCGAACGGGTGATCGCGCGCACGTTCGACCGCCAGGTTGTGGAGCTGCATGTCCGCGTGGCCTTGCTCAATCGGTTCAGTCAGATCGGCCGTCCTCACACCGTGTCGGTGACTGCTGTGGCATAG
- a CDS encoding Abi-alpha family protein, translating into MLTEQTTAQVAASVVKDVYSDAVGPAMREFGKIGANDAKVAHLILFPLQYGAMFQDRLAQRLQQAVDRVPPARRMAPRESIALPVGERLRYEDEGINPIADLYINLLARAMDKERVGEAHPAFLSIIGQLAPDELLVLRQLEEQEYRVFFRLGPGEPALLFSEACAKLDGSEFWISHVERLRQAAVRPEELAQPMLFLTFFEHLQSLGLTEYTNIPRQALDNVARPGFEYHCIKALLHKSRC; encoded by the coding sequence ATGCTTACCGAACAAACAACCGCACAAGTGGCGGCCTCAGTGGTCAAAGATGTGTATTCGGACGCCGTTGGACCTGCGATGCGAGAGTTCGGAAAAATTGGAGCCAATGATGCAAAGGTGGCGCACCTGATACTTTTCCCCCTGCAATACGGCGCCATGTTTCAAGACCGTCTGGCACAACGTTTACAACAGGCCGTGGACCGTGTTCCCCCAGCGCGCCGCATGGCTCCCCGGGAGTCCATTGCATTGCCAGTGGGTGAGCGCCTTCGCTATGAAGACGAAGGTATCAACCCCATTGCAGATTTGTACATAAACCTGCTGGCCCGCGCGATGGACAAAGAGCGCGTGGGCGAAGCACATCCAGCTTTCCTGTCCATCATTGGTCAACTAGCACCCGACGAACTACTCGTTCTTCGCCAACTTGAAGAACAGGAGTACAGAGTGTTTTTTCGGCTTGGCCCCGGAGAGCCTGCCCTATTGTTCTCCGAAGCATGCGCCAAGCTCGACGGTTCTGAGTTTTGGATTTCACACGTGGAAAGGCTGCGGCAGGCAGCGGTACGGCCTGAAGAACTCGCCCAGCCAATGCTTTTCCTCACTTTCTTTGAGCATTTGCAGAGCCTGGGATTGACTGAGTACACCAACATTCCCAGGCAAGCGCTTGACAACGTGGCGAGGCCGGGATTCGAGTATCACTGCATCAAGGCTTTGTTGCACAAATCGCGATGCTGA
- a CDS encoding H-NS histone family protein has translation MEIPLPKTLAQVKRRLEEAMNEASDAEELIPLMKKAIAQFDLEPGDLFEQRPESSRLATPNISKARDATAQAKAVYQDADGNTWAGRGRRPTWLNEALERGKTLEDFKRAGARARKAK, from the coding sequence ATGGAGATTCCATTGCCAAAGACACTTGCGCAAGTGAAGAGGCGCCTCGAAGAGGCGATGAATGAGGCCAGCGATGCAGAGGAACTTATTCCCCTCATGAAAAAGGCTATAGCCCAATTCGACTTGGAGCCTGGTGACCTTTTTGAGCAGCGCCCAGAAAGCTCAAGACTGGCAACGCCTAACATCTCCAAAGCGCGAGATGCAACAGCGCAAGCCAAGGCGGTTTATCAGGACGCTGATGGCAACACGTGGGCTGGGCGCGGACGTCGCCCTACATGGCTGAACGAAGCGCTTGAGCGCGGAAAGACCTTGGAAGATTTCAAGCGCGCTGGGGCCCGTGCTCGTAAGGCTAAGTGA
- a CDS encoding acyl-CoA thioesterase, with translation MGHVNNTVYFRYLETARIDWLVAAGCNPDPQGQGPVIVNAFCNFYQQLEYPAEVLLKLYVSDPGRTTFETWGTMERADQPGVVCAAGGATTIWVDFPRKKAVDLPAWVRALVGG, from the coding sequence ATGGGCCATGTGAACAACACCGTGTACTTCCGCTATCTGGAGACGGCCCGCATCGACTGGCTGGTCGCGGCGGGCTGCAACCCCGACCCGCAGGGCCAGGGGCCGGTGATCGTGAATGCTTTCTGCAATTTCTACCAGCAGCTCGAATACCCGGCCGAGGTGCTGCTCAAGCTCTACGTGAGCGACCCGGGGCGCACCACGTTCGAGACCTGGGGCACCATGGAGCGCGCGGACCAGCCCGGCGTGGTGTGCGCGGCCGGCGGTGCCACGACCATCTGGGTGGACTTTCCGCGCAAGAAAGCCGTGGACCTGCCGGCCTGGGTGCGCGCGCTGGTGGGCGGGTGA